From Apium graveolens cultivar Ventura chromosome 9, ASM990537v1, whole genome shotgun sequence, the proteins below share one genomic window:
- the LOC141685044 gene encoding L-type lectin-domain containing receptor kinase IV.2-like, with protein MKFLFFMLQLLLLQFVHSQVNFTYNGFKHADLSFDGDSYLRSDGILAITNDKPKLIGHAFYPSALQFMPSQNKGNKSSVVTFSTNFVFSINPKYPEIGGHGLTFVLLSTKQPPECRLNQYMGLPNDTSMETYSTRALAVEFDVVQNLEFMDINDNHVGIDISSLFSNISKPAAYFIGNTTMSINLKSGSPFHAWIEYNNQEMLLNVTVAPVGILRPQKPLISLPIDLSTVINEYMYIGFTASTGLLSASHNILGWSFCFGGKAQDLDPSELPSLDKSVKVIHSKGFIVGISLATVTLVILIILGATHIIHHFNNEDDILEDWEVEYGARRFKYSDLVAATKGFGEKHLIGSGGFGRVYKGVIPETGLEVAIKRIAQDSRQGMREFVAEITSMGRLRHRNLVQLHGWCRRQDELHLIYDYVPNGSLDHLLFENPQQKKKLLTWEKRYNILVGVAQALLYLHEECDQIVVHRDVKPSNVLIDADLNAKLGDFGLARTYDHGLHPQTTHIVGTLGYLAPELTKTGKATTRTDVYGYGALMLELVSGRRPIEPQKIPEELVLVDWVRDLHSGGKILHAVDPTLDEYNQYEAEVVLSLGLLCSHPLADHRPSMRSVVQVLLGDASIPQLPFDLHQEGAGVITDYSMIYDKGCHPPSDGASSSQSTSFTGFDKKLVGTQVSRATF; from the coding sequence CATGTTGCAACTTCTTCTTCTACAATTTGTCCATTCTCAAGTAAATTTCACATACAACGGGTTCAAGCATGCAGATCTGAGTTTTGATGGAGATTCATATTTAAGATCTGATGGCATATTGGCAATCACTAATGATAAACCGAAGCTCATAGGACATGCATTTTATCCATCTGCTTTGCAATTCATGCCAAGTCAAAATAAAGGTAACAAATCTTCTGTTGTCACCTTCAGCACCAATTTTGTGTTCTCCATAAACCCAAAGTATCCAGAGATTGGGGGCCATGGCCTCACCTTTGTTCTCCTGTCCACCAAACAACCACCAGAATGTCGTTTAAATCAGTACATGGGCCTTCCAAATGATACTAGTATGGAAACTTATTCCACCCGAGCACTAGCTGTTGAGTTTGATGTTGTCCAAAATCTTGAATTCATGGATATCAATGATAATCATGTTGGGATTGACATATCTAGCTTGTTCTCTAATATTTCTAAACCAGCAGCTTATTTCATAGGCAACACCACCATGTCCATTAATCTTAAGAGTGGAAGTCCATTCCATGCATGGATTGAATATAACAATCAAGAGATGCTGCTGAATGTAACTGTAGCTCCTGTTGGCATATTGAGGCCACAAAAGCCCCTGATAAGTCTTCCTATTGACCTCTCAACAGTGATAAATGAATATATGTACATTGGCTTTACTGCTTCCACAGGTTTGCTCTCGGCCAGCCATAATATCCTTGGCTGGAGCTTTTGTTTTGGTGGGAAGGCACAAGATTTAGATCCATCTGAACTCCCATCTCTGGATAAATCGGTGAAAGTAATTCATAGTAAGGGATTCATTGTGGGCATCAGTTTGGCCACTGTCACTCTAGTTATCTTGATTATATTAGGTGCTACTCACATCATACACCACTTCAATAACGAAGATGACATTTTAGAAGACTGGGAGGTTGAGTATGGAGCTCGAAGATTCAAGTATTCAGATCTCGTTGCAGCAACAAAAGGATTTGGTGAGAAACACCTTATTGGATCTGGAGGTTTTGGAAGAGTCTATAAGGGTGTCATCCCTGAAACGGGGCTGGAAGTGGCAATAAAGCGAATAGCTCAAGACTCCCGCCAGGGAATGAGGGAATTTGTAGCCGAAATAACAAGCATGGGACGACTCAGGCATCGTAATCTGGTACAGCTACACGGATGGTGTCGCCGACAAGACGAGCTGCACCTCATTTACGATTATGTTCCAAATGGAAGCCTCGATCACCTATTGTTTGAAAATCCTCAGCAGAAAAAGAAGTTACTAACATGGGAGAAACGGTATAATATACTAGTTGGCGTTGCACAGGCATTATTATACCTTCACGAAGAATGCGACCAGATAGTAGTTCACAGAGATGTGAAGCCGAGCAATGTCCTAATAGATGCAGATCTTAATGCTAAGCTTGGAGATTTTGGTCTTGCAAGGACTTATGACCATGGATTGCACCCACAGACCACTCACATAGTTGGGACACTGGGGTACCTGGCTCCTGAACTCACCAAGACAGGTAAAGCCACAACAAGAACAGACGTGTATGGCTATGGTGCACTTATGCTAGAGTTAGTTTCTGGTAGGAGGCCAATCGAGCCACAAAAGATCCCTGAAGAATTGGTTCTGGTAGACTGGGTTAGGGACCTACATTCTGGAGGAAAAATACTTCATGCAGTTGATCCTACTCTAGATGAATACAACCAATATGAAGCAGAGGTTGTGCTTAGTCTTGGCTTACTTTGCTCTCACCCTCTTGCTGATCACAGACCCAGTATGAGAAGTGTTGTGCAAGTTCTGTTAGGGGATGCCAGCATTCCACAGCTACCATTTGATCTTCACCAAGAAGGCGCTGGTGTGATAACAGACTACTCAATGATATATGATAAAGGTTGTCATCCTCCATCAGATGGGGCATCTTCATCACAAAGTACTAGCTTTACAGGATTTGACAAGAAACTTGTTGGTACTCAGGTATCAAGGGCTACATTTTAG